From Fusarium oxysporum f. sp. lycopersici 4287 chromosome 13, whole genome shotgun sequence, one genomic window encodes:
- a CDS encoding serine/threonine protein kinase produces MEFYHLSTLAQSKAGCNSRLHIQHILDATYPRVDEAGDNFFAEYERREREGGMFFSVHALMSHFSQPATLDQLLSCICKDCSNARNVTNYKLPVADFTNNLRQEPLFLALMVYLGKLHYIYFWIKWGVSRTSLPCLYGCPNNNQPRLRECPKNNQHCLRQCPNDNQLERLLRPGRDVSIFRTIYNRALEMFSPVVIEIPESEVCPYLECHELKRFPYLEEKSCIREGSFGAMKKLEIMSDYLHPTMRKRMKPYSTNEKLLFALKSVKIIPDAPLMNMERDVLSMVSRINDAVSENIITLMACYKWKESMHFLFPFVDADLSDLLRNNNSRCPPHLREKLKAGEALLDHWLWQQMEGVSRALSAFHTQMENPFKDVKGKVIALHFDLKPANILVTSGPDGVTLKITDFGQSIIQIIDDDMDISLPHNTGHPRYGPPESRPSSQHLTQGSGDDLKVLLNYDVWSLGCIMVEVLIHLLDEDLNDFDSKLQGPFYIKEPNGLKKCVTDSFRRFEQAFQHDSDQTEYMKDIVALLQNMLNHDKNNRAYSSTVTQKLDEARGNLEALRDGRNQLVVAVEKQGFKDWKGFRKLGWHNGTSIVSFSEKEGITLHLIRQRTGEPVYKSTTSIPCRISLWARTIRTEQTQTGIEIGLVWAVEKGVPPEVGRKNFDPRKWCFAPTYVFPDPESSTNRFDCILFPEIGTTTPGDDDFVFTLGFPSLEDVLIFQGALFLRSILPPISISISTLKPKCEAEAPKINQQDSYLQIWAPNKPKYVGPLSPDGKSDRTKPRGSIGSSSTGLSEYNRRALEKPFETMVILFKHHRPLVFTLKKGLIKLSRCGSTTLQIDNRVDNSIHVRHPPIYQVWESEDPRAAPRQPCLPVEPEIEKLSECILKTLTIRITLAKEQDFELFQKVPQNLWKK; encoded by the exons ATGGAGTTTTACCACCTTTCTACACTCGCCCAAAGCAAGGCTGGGTGCAACAGCCGACTTCACATTCAACACATCCTGGATGCTACCTACCCGCgcgttgatgaagctggcgATAATTTCTTCGCTGAATATGAGCGACGGGAGAGAGAGGGGGGGATGTTTTTCTCTGTACACGCCCTGATGTCTCATTTTAGTCAACCCGCGACTCTCGATCAACTCCTCAGCTGCATATGTAAAGATTGCAGCAACGCTCGCAATGTTACCAACTATAAACTGCCGGTGGCGGATTTCACGAATAATCTTCGCCAAGAGCCATTATTTCTGGCCCTTATGGTGTATCTCGGAAAGTTGCACTATATATACTTCTGGATAAAGTGGGGAGTATCCCGGACCTCTCTACCTTGCCTCTACGGATGCCCAAACAATAATCAACCTCGCCTCCGCGAATGCCCCAAAAACAATCAGCACTGCCTTCGTCAATGCCCAAACGATAACCAACTCGAAAGGTTATTGCGACCCGGTCGAGACGTTTCAATATTCCGCACCATCTATAACCGTGCTCTTGAGATGTTCTCCCCCGTGGTCATTGAAATTCCGGAAAGCGAGGTCTGTCCGTACCTAGAATGTCACGAGCTCAAGAGGTTTCCATACCTGGAGGAGAAGTCATGCATCAGAGAGGGTTCGTTCGGCGCCATGAAAAAGCTCGAGATTATGAGTGATTATTTGCATCCTACAATGCGGAAACGCATGAAACCCTATTCCACCAACGAAAAG CTACTCTTTGCGCTGAAATCAGTTAAGATAATTCCCGATGCTCCACTGATGAACATGGAGCGTGATGTGCTCAGCATGGTATCACGAATTAATGACGCTGTATCTGAGAATATCATTACCCTTATGGCATGCTACAAATGGAAAGAGTCCATGCACTTTTTGTTTCCCTTTGTCGACGCAGACCTGAGCGATCTACTCCGCAATAACAACAGCCGATGTCCTCCTCATTTACGAGAAAAGCTTAAAGCAGGTGAAGCCCTTCTCGACCACTGGCTGTGGCAGCAGATGGAGGGAGTTAGTCGAGCTCTCAGTGCCTTTCATACTCAGATGGAGAACCCCTTCAAGGACGTGAAAGGAAAGGTCATTGCGCTACATTTCGACTTGAAACCTGCAAACATCCTTGTCACGAGTGGACCAGATGGCGTGACTCTGAAAATAACAGACTTTGGACAGTCCATCATTCAAATCATAGATGATGATATGGATATAAGCTTACCTCACAACACCGGACATCCTCGATACGGCCCCCCGGAGTCTCGACCCTCTTCACAGCATCTGACCCAAGGTTCCGGAGATGATTTGAAGGTTTTACTTAACTATGATGTTTGGTCATTAGGATGTATTATGGTCGAAGTTCTTATTCATCTGCTAGATGAAGATCTCAATGATTTTGACAGCAAGCTGCAAGGACCTTTCTACATCAAAGAGCCAAACGGCCTGAAAAAGTGCGTTACAGACTCATTCAGGCGGTTTGAACAGGCGTTTCAACATGACAGCGATCAGACTGAGTATATGAAAGACATCGTAGCCTTGCTGCAAAATATGCTCAACCACGATAAAAACAATAGAGCATACTCGTCAACTGTTACACAGAAGCTAGACGAGGCTAGAGGAAACCTCGAAGCTCTACGTGACGGCAGGAATCAACTTGTTGTCGCAGTCGAGAAGCAAGGATTTAAAGATTGGAAAGGGTTTCGAAAGCTCGGATGGCATAACGGAACCTCGATCGTGTCATTTTCCGAAAA GGAGGGAATCACGCTGCACTTGATACGGCAAAGAACGGGAGAGCCAGTTTACAAAAGTACAACCAGTATACCCTGTCGGATTAGCCTATGGGCAAGGACCATAAGAACAGAACAGACCCAAACTGGAATCGAGATTGGCCTTGTATGGGCAGTAGAAAAAGGAGTTCCTCCCGAAGTGGGACGAAAGAATT TTGACCCGAGGAAATGGTGTTTTGCACCCACCTATGTCTTCCCTGACCCGGAGAGTAGTACCAATAGGTTCGATTGTATCCTGTTTCCTGAAATCGGAACAACGACACCTGGAGATGACGACTTTGTATTCACACTTGGATTCCCGTCTCTCGAAG ACGTTCTCATATTCCAGGGCGCTCTCTTTCTGAGGAGTATTCTACCTCCGATCAG CATTTCAATCTCGACTCTGAAACCGAAATGTGAGGCAGAGGCCCCAAAGATTAATCAGCAAGATTCATACCTACAAATTTGGGCACCTAATAAGCCAAAATATGTTGGGCCACTGTCTCCTGACGGGAAGAGCGACAGGACGAAGCCGAGAGGCTCCATTGGTTCATCATCAACTGGCCTGAGTGAGTATAATAGAAGAGCGTTAGAAAAGCCATTCGAAACCATGGTTATACTCTTCAAACACCATCGTCCTTTGGTATTTACCT TAAAGAAAGGTCTCATAAAGCTAAGCCGTTGCGGTTCGACAACCTTACAGATTGACAATCGAGTTGACAACTCTATACACGTAAGACATCCACCGATATATCAAGTCTGGGAATCCGAAGACCCCCGTGCGGCTCCTAGACAGCCATGCCTGCCGGTAGAACCCGAAATTGAGAAACTGTCCGAATGTATTCTCAAGACTCTTACAATCAGAATAACTCTCGCAAAGGAACAAG ATTTCGAATTATTTCAGAAGGTACCGCAAAATCTATGGAAGAAGTAA